One window from the genome of Yarrowia lipolytica chromosome 1B, complete sequence encodes:
- a CDS encoding uncharacterized protein (Compare to YALI0B03630g, highly similar to uniprot|Q9HEW8 Emericella nidulans Ribonucleotide reductase) → MATQTPSKKVAEDLNDLVLKTPNKKLFKDSVADSKEDDLESSPAVQVEEKKEFVKANIIEGDHKSVRRRLRESEKDEPLLKENHRRFVLFPIQYHEIWQMYKKAEASFWTAEEIDLGKDMGDWENRLNNDERFFISHVLAFFAASDGIVNENLVERFSGEVQAPEAKCFYGFQIMMENIHSETYSLLIDTYIKDPKERTYLFNAIETIPCIKKKADWALKWISDEESTFGERLIAFAAVEGIFFSGSFASIFWLKKRGLMPGLTFSNELISRDEGLHTDFACLLFSHLENRPSKKIVEDVIVEAVGIEQEFLTDALPCGLLGMNAKLMCQYIEFVADRLLVALGNSKVYNSTNPFDFMENISLAGKTNFFEKRVSDYQKAGVMANSNQEEKSNSNGFSLDEDF, encoded by the coding sequence atggcCACTCAGACACCCTCCAAGAAGGTCGCCGAGGACCTCAACGACCTCGTGCTCAAGACccccaacaagaagctgttCAAGGACTCTGTTGCcgactccaaggaggacgatcTCGAGTCCTCCCCTGCCGTCCaggtcgaggagaagaaggagtttgTCAAGGCCAACATCATCGAGGGCGACCACAAGAGCGTTCGACGACGACTGCGAGAGTCTGAGAAGGACGAGcctctgctcaaggagaaccaTCGACGGTTTGTGCTCTTCCCCATCCAGTACCACGAAATCTGGCAGAtgtacaagaaggccgaggccTCTTTCTGGACAGCTGAGGAGATTGATCTTGGAAAGGACATGGGTGACTGGGAGAACAGACTCAACAACGATGAGCGGTTCTTCATCTCCCACGTTCTCGCATTCTTTGCTGCCTCCGACGGTATCGTTAACGAGAACCTGGTTGAGCGATTCTCCGGCGAGGTGCAGGCCCCCGAGGCCAAGTGCTTCTACGGCTTCCAGATCATGATGGAGAACATCCACTCCGAGACCTACTCGCTGCTGATCGACACATACATCAAGGACCCCAAAGAGCGAACCTACCTGTTCAACGCCATCGAGACCATCCCCTGCATCAAGAAAAAGGCCGACTGGGCCCTCAAGTGGATCTCCGACGAAGAGTCCACCTTTGGAGAGCGACTCATTGCCTTTGCCGCCGTCGAGggcatcttcttctccggcTCTTTCgcctccatcttctggctcaagaagcgaggTCTCATGCCTGGCctcaccttctccaacgAGCTCATCTCCCGAGACGAGGGTCTGCACACTGACTTTGCCTGCCTGCTTTTCTCGCACCTTGAGAACCGACCCTCAAAGAAGATTGTTGAGGACGTCATTGTCGAGGCTGTTGGCATCGAGCAGGAGTTCCTTACTGACGCTCTGCCCTGTGGTCTGCTTGGTATGAACGCCAAGCTGATGTGCCAGTACATCGAGTTTGTCGCTGACCGTCTGCTAGTTGCTCTCGGTAACTCCAAGGTGTATaactccaccaaccccTTCGACTTCATGGAGAACATCTCTCTGGCCGGCAAGACCAACTTTTTCGAGAAGCGAGTGTCCGACTACCAGAAGGCCGGTGTCATGGCCAACTCCAACCAAGAGGAGAAGTCCAACTCCAACGGCTTCAGTCTCGACGAGGACTTCTAA
- a CDS encoding uncharacterized protein (Compare to YALI0B03652g, similar to Saccharomyces cerevisiae ROT1 (YMR200W); ancestral locus Anc_6.294, similar to uniprot|Q03691 Saccharomyces cerevisiae YMR200w ROT2 mutant suppresses TOR2 mutation) — translation MKLSTISAFVTSALLATVGHTQSDSSSVDDLEGTWSSKSGAVITGPDFYDPIDELLLEPTLPGISYSFTKDGFFEEAIYQVSANPKDPKCPTGVLIFQHGTYNISDNGTLTLEPYMVDGRQLLSDPCKQEENAVYSRYNQTEKFKRFSVYVDPYHGRYRLDLFQFNGAPMPPMYLAYRPAMMLPTVTLNPTQEASQPENTGSTRAKIRRSIDNRKVTGIKKHSVVDYNSLWWFGVSMIAAGGAGWYFL, via the coding sequence ATGAAACTGTCCACAATCTCAGCATTCGTCACCTCGGCGCTACTGGCGACGGTGGGCCACACACAGTCGGACTCCAGCTCCGTAGACGACCTGGAAGGCACCTGGTCGTCCAAATCTGGCGCAGTCATCACAGGCCCCGACTTTTACGACCCTATAgatgagctgctgctggaaccCACTCTTCCAGGCATCTCGTACTccttcaccaaggacgGTTTCTTCGAGGAGGCCATCTACCAGGTCTCCGCCAACCCCAAAGACCCCAAGTGTCCCACTGGTGTGCTCATCTTCCAGCATGGTACCTACAACATCAGCGACAACGGAACTCTGACCCTGGAGCCTTACATGGTCGATGGCCGACAGCTGCTGTCAGATCCCTGCAAGCAGGAGGAAAACGCCGTGTACTCGCGATACAACCAGACGGAAAAGTTCAAGCGATTCTCCGTCTACGTCGACCCCTACCACGGACGATACCGACTGGACCTGTTCCAGTTCAACGGAGCCCCCATGCCCCCCATGTATTTGGCCTACCGACCGGCCATGATGCTGCCCACGGTCACACTCAACCCCACCCAGGAGGCGTCGCAACCGGAAAACACTGGCAGCACACGAGCAAAGATCCGACGAAGCATTGACAACCGAAAGGTGACCGGCATCAAGAAGCACTCCGTGGTGGACTACAACTCGCTGTGGTGGTTTGGCGTCTCCATGATTGCAGCTGGCGGAGCAGGTTGGTATTTTTTGTAA
- a CDS encoding uncharacterized protein (Truncated form of YALI0B03718g, weakly similar to uniprot|O60152 Schizosaccharomyces pombe N-end-recognizing protein (Ubiquitin-protein ligase E3 component)), translating to MADNRDDPAHPGRPCVRRFSKGEPTYRCLTCGLDETCVLCSYCFNPEDHQDHQVTVSISPTSNGGVCDCGDPEAWVKQFSCKYHEIDNFTASDLPQDLYDALLETVETAMDYLIDVLSHSDVAIYKFTEAEQVLANFVNSQLSPSVYGARDDHDDSRFTLSMWNDQRYSFTHAEILIKKATGKNDNFCKMVSQHIDSHGRATVRVSSSLGDLMDAKRQMAHTMLIPTSTAGMNEMATSVRSSRDSFREEMCDTIIHWLDDISKCPIQGNYFAIRDIVCKAFCRPWRVGSAKFLGEVPFNLDADVAHYKDRMEKRAALTPEGDIPEYEDYQENMAEFDVPEQETNPIGNAGNGIGRDPDTPLTTGNPDYWVRGRTNPDWSAPEVLELLGCPMSKRARVCYLLFFDIRLWKSIRNVLQNLYISVMVAHPGFKSILGIYYAEIYRQIVEMHILLDREHEVSVITHLSTQLLTAPSIATQISKYKYLTDYMGALFLFFTRGAFGPADAVNVGYHKVEMLVLRAQHTRFRRIFHDMNYILNRTTEKENTCGAPDRIRQVSDLFLLFQGAQTMKRQVGTHIEFEIDTWVYFFYPTACLLQLGQMIASGSRSCRLEDNEAAIRIVSNALTLWGSGRLNYRSMSNEANVPEFVSVNWGMEQYLTLKFDVASQDVSLYHPLHAFCSWLIECGQVMQSRRLREILTDVQLADGPNPMDQAVHPRSLALSVLFEYPIRVLVLLSQIKVGLWVRNGVNVVSQLTHYRDQSLRDTAFARDLFMVQTALAVHDPALVFVSIVHRFGLSQLSTPDTKHPVYEDKEKYMIEELLHTLLVLVLERTHLYGYDEKETKRAHILKQIVHSLCFRPNSFTEICKQISEDLTSEELFETILLDVAEIQQPTGNSESRKYKLKDEYFDMVDPYFAHFSSNQRNDCLRVLQTRLAKKQGCSESEVVVMPPMDPPLEGVFKNIGAFTKTRPFAYFCKSVLEFLVGQPDGDITGLLLHLILVAVTDKSQVDIDPQEFATTASGPLPDYRLGANELGSMLVEPLCKLYEQEHPKNGAVIRYLVDKLAGDDIALRELSDKLASSVASTAVSGSSGAMSPTSTKREQAKQRQARIMEEFKQQQQAFEQNHADNSGEDEDMEGGESNEDVCILCMQSKSNAPGAVFGVSGLFTSSNVYRRFPADHSDLVEECLNWNGNLDQSRSDVMMQLKFTCDPEWQKLQDERVARNRIGPGFPNENHGTVATSCGHGMHHECYLELRKTILKQTQVTRNKAENPEAGEFLCPLCKSFNDVFLPVFHSSNERNWDTVLSSPSEAGGSGSLAGENKIFLDYLDGRFEVREPLTASVILGNQLADATQAGDEGEDHDDFWLDQLIVQWENRFEPGLAAIMTRIENPADLIKILSNTVQQLEISLRGVATQPTGLFFEQLSSNNVATLRNMCEIVFVALTQIRTAQNHTLSRQFMTVNQSAGIERLAVFLCYDRFVGLQFNHMLRYFVSQKLALNLDYFIKTWAKGELDWTRGPVFEHMPRFFGHEQGIEAVKAIAERLLQHQEGVPEVTEAVAATVYTLAVKATTVCLREACLLVYGLYASGETPEISEDDDIDDCENDWYEAQKLTRFLKIPHLDDILQGVLGTSEVFSIEARAFNTINAASKPIVPFYFAPQRLLHLPERLDDLYTPGYHASPSVKQQSKSMSTDPAVCLFCGESVNTQYNDPWDADKSGECNKHMRKHHRDKCIFLLPKKTSILLLSKDQGSFHPAPYFDLHGERDEVMKRGRPQFLNEGRYEKFMREMWLQPGIPNYIARQLDSSHDPGGWETL from the coding sequence ATGGCCGACAACCGAGATGATCCTGCTCACCCTGGCAGACCCTGTGTAAGACGATTTTCCAAGGGCGAACCCACCTACCGATGTCTGACCTGTGGGCTTGACGAAACCTGTGTTCTGTGTTCCTACTGCTTCAACCCTGAAGATCATCAGGACCACCAGGTCACTGTCAGCATCTCTCCCACCTCTAACggtggtgtttgtgacTGTGGCGACCCCGAAGCCTGGGTGAAGCAGTTCTCCTGCAAGTATCACGAGATTGACAACTTCACAGCCTCGGACCTGCCTCAAGACCTCTACGACGCTCTTTTGGAGACCGTGGAGACCGCTATGGACTACCTGATTGACGTGCTCAGTCACTCGGACGTGGCCATCTACAAGTTCACCGAGGCAGAGCAGGTGCTGGCCAACTTTGTCAACTCGCAGCTCTCTCCCAGCGTCTATGGTGCTCGTGATGACCATGACGACAGCAGATTCACCCTGAGCATGTGGAACGACCAGCGGTACAGTTTCACCCATGCCGAGATTCTCATCAAAAAGGCGACCGGCAAGAACGACAACTTTTGCAAAATGGTGTCCCAACACATTGACAGCCACGGAAGAGCTACAGTTCGTGTGTCCTCTTCTCTTGGAGACTTGATGGACGCCAAACGACAAATGGCTCACACCATGCTCatccctacaagtacggcgGGCATGAACGAAATGGCCACTTCGGTGCGATCGTCCAGAGACTCGTTCCGAGAAGAAATGTGCGACACCATCATTCACTGGCTAGATGACATCTCCAAGTGCCCCATCCAGGGCAACTACTTTGCCATTCGAGATATCGTGTGCAAAGCATTCTGTCGGCCATGGAGAGTAGGCTCTGCCAAGTTCCTGGGTGAGGTGCCCTTCAACTTGGACGCGGACGTCGCACACTACAAGGACCGAATGGAGAAACGGGCTGCTCTTACCCCCGAGGGTGATATTCCCGAGTACGAGGACTACCAGGAGAACATGGCCGAATTTGATGTGCCTGAGCAGGAAACCAACCCAATTGGAAATGCTGGAAACGGTATCGGACGAGATCCTGACACTCCGCTGACTACCGGTAACCCTGATTACTGGGTTCGGGGTAGAACAAACCCCGATTGGTCTGCTCCCgaggttctggagctcCTGGGTTGCCCCATGAGCAAGCGAGCACGTGTCTGCTACTTGCTCTTCTTTGACATTCGACTTTGGAAATCGATTCGAAATGTCCTCCAAAACCTGTACATTTCTGTCATGGTCGCACACCCCGGCTTCAAGTCTATTCTTGGAATCTACTATGCCGAGATCTACCGACAGATAGTTGAGATGCACATTCTGCTGGACCGAGAACATGAGGTGTCTGTCATCACGCATCTCTCTACACAGCTTCTGACAGCGCCCTCGATTGCGACTCAGAtctccaagtacaaatATCTGACAGATTACATGGGTGCCTTGTTCCTCTTTTTCACTAGAGGAGCATTTGGCCCTGCTGATGCTGTCAATGTGGGCTACCACAAGGTTGAAATGCTTGTTCTTCGTGCCCAGCATACGCGCTTCAGACGCATCTTCCATGACATGAACTACATCCTCAACCGCACcaccgagaaggagaacaCCTGTGGTGCTCCCGATCGAATTCGACAAGTTTCTGACCTCTTTCTGCTTTTCCAGGGTGCTCAGACCATGAAGCGGCAAGTCGGCACCCATATCGAGTTTGAAATCGACACCTGGGTTTATTTCTTCTACCCCACTGCCTGTCTGCTACAACTTGGTCAAATGATTGCCAGTGGATCTCGAAGCTGCCGACTGGAGGACAACGAGGCTGCTATTCGAATTGTCAGCAATGCCCTCACCCTGTGGGGTTCTGGTCGGCTCAACTACCGAAGCATGAGCAACGAGGCCAACGTGCCTGAGTTCGTGTCTGTCAACTGGGGAATGGAGCAGTACCTGACTCTCAAGTTTGACGTTGCGTCTCAGGACGTGTCTCTGTACCATCCTCTTCACGCCTTCTGTTCTTGGCTAATTGAGTGCGGTCAGGTGATGCAGAGTCGACGCCTGCGGGAGATCCTCACCGATGTGCAGCTTGCCGATGGTCCCAACCCCATGGATCAGGCCGTTCATCCTCGATCCTTGGCCCTCTCGGTGCTGTTTGAATATCCAATTCGAGTGCTGGTTCTGTTATCACAGATCAAGGTTGGCCTGTGGGTCCGAAATGGTGTCAATGTGGTCTCTCAGCTAACCCACTACCGAGACCAGAGTCTCCGAGACACTGCCTTTGCTCGAGACCTGTTCATGGTTCAGACTGCCCTTGCAGTTCACGACCCTGCTCTCGTCTTTGTTTCCATTGTGCACCGGTTTGGATTGTCCCAGCTGTCTACTCCTGACACCAAGCATCCCGTTTacgaggacaaggagaagtacATGATTGAGGAGCTCCTTCACACCCTTTTGGTGCTTGTGCTTGAGCGAACTCATCTGTACGGCTACGATGAGAAGGAAACCAAACGGGCTCATATTCTCAAGCAGATTGTGCACTCTCTCTGCTTCCGACCAAACTCTTTCACGGAGATCTGCAAACAGATTTCGGAAGATCTAACCTCCgaggagctgtttgagaccATTCTTCTGGACGTTGCAGAAATCCAGCAGCCCACAGGCAACTCTGAGTCTCGAAAAtacaagctcaaggacgagtacTTTGACATGGTTGACCCCTACTTTGCCCACTTCTCGTCTAACCAGCGAAACGACTGTTTGCGAGTTTTGCAGACTCGTCTTGCCAAGAAGCAAGGCTGCAGTGAGTCTGAAGTTGTGGTCATGCCTCCCATGGACCCTCCTCTTGAGGGAGTATTCAAGAACATTGGAGCCTTCACCAAGACCCGGCCATTTGCTTACTTCTGCAAGTCTGTGCTTGAGTTCCTGGTGGGTCAGCCTGATGGCGACATTACTGGTCTCTTGCTGCATCTCATTCTTGTTGCTGTGACCGACAAGTCTCAAGTTGATATTGATCCCCAGGAGTTTGCCACCACCGCTTCTGGTCCCCTCCCTGACTACAGACTGGGTGCTAATGAGCTGGGATCTATGCTCGTTGAACCCCTGTGCAAGCTTTATGAGCAGGAGCATCCCAAGAACGGTGCTGTGATCCGTTATCTTGTGGACAAGCTTGCTGGTGATGATATTGCTCTTCGAGAGCTTTCCGACAAGCTTGCCTCTTCTGTGGCTAGCACCGCTGTGTCTGGATCGTCCGGAGCTATGTCCCCGACCTCGACCAAGCGAGAGCAGGCCAAGCAGCGACAGGCTCGTATCATGGAGGAGttcaagcagcagcagcaggcgTTTGAGCAGAACCATGCCGACAACTCCGGTGAGGATGAGGACATGGAGGGCGGAGAGTCCAACGAGGACGTGTGTATTCTCTGCATGCAGTCCAAGAGCAATGCTCCTGGCGCTGTTTTCGGAGTCTCTGGCCTCTTTACCTCCTCCAACGTCTACCGGCGCTTCCCTGCCGACCACAGCGATCTTGTTGAGGAGTGTCTCAACTGGAACGGTAACCTGGACCAATCTCGGTCTGATGTGATGATGCAGCTCAAGTTCACATGTGATCCTGAGTGGCAGAAGCTCCAGGACGAACGTGTGGCTCGAAACCGAATCGGACCGGGTTTCCCCAACGAGAACCACGGCACTGTTGCCACCTCATGTGGTCACGGCATGCACCACGAGTGCTACTTGGAACTGAGAAAGAccattctcaagcagaCTCAAGTGACTCGAAACAAGGCCGAGAACCCCGAAGCCGGCGAATTCCTGTGTCCTCTATGCAAGTCTTTCAACGACGTGTTCTTACCTGTGTTCCACTCGTCCAACGAGCGAAACTGGGATACTGTTCTGAGTTCGCCCAGTGAAGCTGGAGGCAGCGGCAGTCTGGCCGGCGAGAACAAGATTTTCCTAGACTATCTTGATGGACGTTTTGAGGTACGTGAGCCTCTTACTGCAAGTGTCATCCTGGGTAACCAGCTTGCGGACGCCACTCAGGCCGGTGACGAGGGTGAAGATCACGACGACTTTTGGCTGGACCAGCTCATTGTGCAGTGGGAAAACCGATTCGAACCTGGTCTTGCGGCGATCATGACACGAATTGAAAACCCTGCTGATCTCATCAAGATTCTGTCCAACACTGttcagcagctggagattTCGCTCCGAGGAGTTGCTACGCAGCCCACCGGTCTCTTCTTCGAGCAGCTGTCGTCTAACAACGTGGCTACCCTGCGAAACATGTGTGagattgtgtttgtggctcTCACACAGATTCGAACTGCTCAGAACCACACTCTGTCTCGCCAGTTCATGACCGTCAACCAGTCTGCTGGAATCGAGCGGCTGGCTGTTTTCCTGTGTTATGACCGGTTCGTCGGCTTGCAGTTCAACCATATGCTACGATACTTTGTTTCCCAGAAGCTGGCTCTCAACCTGGATTACTTCATAAAGACCTGGGCAAAGGGCGAGCTGGACTGGACTCGAGGACCCGTGTTTGAGCACATGCCTAGGTTCTTTGGTCACGAGCAGGGAATTGAAGCTGTCAAGGCTATTGCTGAGCGGCTGCTGCAGCACCAGGAGGGCGTTCCTGAGGTTACGGAGGCCGTTGCTGCTACAGTCTACACTCTAGCTGTCAAGGCTACGACTGTTTGTCTTCGAGAGGCATGTCTGCTTGTCTACGGACTCTATGCCTCCGGTGAGACTCCTGAAATATCTGAGGACGATGACATTGATGATTGTGAAAACGACTGGTATGAGGCTCAGAAGCTTACCCGCTTCCTCAAGATTCCCCATCTCGATGACATTCTTCAGGGCGTGTTGGGCACTTCTGAAGTGTTTAGCATTGAGGCCCGTGccttcaacaccatcaatgCGGCATCCAAGCCCATTGTGCCCTTCTATTTTGCTCCCCAGAGGCTTTTGCATCTCCCCGAACGACTAGACGATCTTTACACTCCTGGATATCATGCTTCTCCCTCTGTGAAGCAGCAGAGCAAGAGCATGTCAACAGATCCGGCCGTGTGTCTCTTCTGTGGAGAGTCTGTGAACACCCAGTACAATGACCCCTGGGATGCAGACAAGAGTGGTGAGTGCAACAAGCATATGCGAAAGCACCACAGAGACAAATGCATCTTCTTGCTACCTAAGAAGACCTCTATTCTGCTACTTTCCAAGGACCAGGGATCGTTCCACCCTGCCCCTTACTTTGACCTGCATGGAGAGCGAGACGAGGTAATGAAGCGAGGACGTCCTCAGTTCCTCAACGAGGGTAGATACGAAAAGTTCATGCGAGAAATGTGGTTGCAGCCGGGTATTCCCAACTACATTGCACGACAGCTTGACTCTTCCCATGACCCCGGAGGATGGGAGACTCTTTAA
- a CDS encoding uncharacterized protein (Compare to YALI0B03762g, weakly similar to uniprot|P53169 Saccharomyces cerevisiae YGL060w, similar to Saccharomyces cerevisiae YBP1 (YBR216C) and YBP2 (YGL060W); ancestral locus Anc_6.112), translating into MYRGTSTSAFVATPGQTSPHMQLTDDHKKDLEKLGEELKGKEEHTVAGEDEEDVNHGADDSEDAEDEDAEDENDYTELDVDIVCQFIKDAAREAEKTGDYISYATVIDIHCSDPSRYKHVDRVKILTSLLEVLRTNPKICEEIGWDLPALLLPYFNVEDFDFNDGLEGHPTFYPLIMLFSTLAEYGNPKELFLKTVETLSTLTCDRAPENDKLKFKQAESLRKFEVCKFHVLEELMSSCMKKIKTQYPSRFLASAASAILMFSARNAALFRHFPLIVGILARRVYVFIRDWGMDGDEPMDMSPDEQAKSAKILQSLSTYFFYSWFHRVAVRWSSNLFREIKHSIHELPRAERAKYDNPKSNGSAVYTIYNRWGTLALSLDLDPSQYFLPLIQEIQEDVQEATKGGLDDTLAGFSKSSLSDASPIAFVDYSMYDDASEIPLSQEGLLMLATQYMMENRDHSLNISLDQLVSLTLYLVHRSSPKEPLPFAITDLLLFWGWWTLKDMERPEVRQLDEAFYVKYLQFLVFISASSPLPEIRNIAYTLCGRLLYLQHESVSFAFIADTIADCPFENAQVAMVGILKRLMIPDEISDQLSKLRIPDVPTREGVEHQKASQTTIPTTPEHVDTIKSLCNAALEQENTHLVITWLNFLSTVKLDCGFAGDYAERVEKVIDEVEDENDRTLIRLALDVLAKTV; encoded by the coding sequence ATGTACCggggtacgagtacgagcgCATTCGTGGCCACACCTGGCcaaacatcaccacataTGCAACTAACCGACGACCATAAGAAAGACCTGGAAAAGCTGGGCGAGGAATTGAAGGGCAAGGAGGAGCACACGGTGGCTGGggaggatgaggaagaTGTCAACCATGGCGCCGACGATTCCGAAGACGCCGAAGACGAAGACGCCGAAGACGAGAACGACTACACCGAACTGGATGTGGACATTGTGTGCCAATTCATCAAGGACGCCGCCAGAGAGGCCGAGAAGACGGGCGACTACATTTCCTACGCAACCGTCATCGACATCCACTGCTCGGATCCATCCAGATACAAGCACGTAGACAGGGTCAAGATCCTCACGTCTCTTCTGGAGGTGCTGCGGACCAACCCCAAGATTTGCGAGGAAATTGGCTGGGATCTTCCAGCGCTTTTGCTGCCCTACTTCAATGTCGAGGACTTTGATTTCAACGACGGTCTCGAGGGTCACCCGACCTTCTACCCTCTGATTATGCTGTTCTCGACCCTGGCAGAGTACGGCAaccccaaggagctgtTTCTCAAGACCGTCGAGACGCTCAGTACACTGACCTGTGACCGCGCACCCGAAAATGACAAACTCAAGTTCAAACAGGCCGAATCTCTACGGAAATTCGAGGTCTGCAAGTTCCACGTTCTCGAGGAACTCATGAGCTCGTGCATGAAGAAAATCAAGACCCAGTACCCCTCCCGGTTCTTGGCTTCCGCTGCTTCCGCCATTCTCATGTTCTCCGCTCGAAATGCGGCACTTTTCAGACACTTCCCTCTCATTGTCGGCATTCTGGCTAGAAGAGTCTACGTATTTATTCGAGACTGGGGGATGGACGGAGACGAACCCATGGACATGTCGCCTGACGAACAAGCCAAGAGCGCCAAGATTCTACAGTCCCTGTCCACGTACTTTTTTTACTCGTGGTTCCACCGGGTGGCTGTCCGATGGAGTAGCAATCTCTTCCGAGAGATCAAACACTCAATCCACGAGTTGCCCAGAGCCGAAAGAGCCAAGTACGACAACCCGAAATCAAATGGATCGGCCGTTTACACCATTTACAACCGATGGGGCACTCTGGCGCTATCTCTGGATCTTGATCCCAGTCAATATTTCCTTCCTCTGATCCaggagatccaggaggaCGTCCaggaggccaccaaggGAGGGTTGGACGATACTCTTGCGGGATTCAGCAAGAGTTCACTTTCAGACGCCTCCCCCATCGCATTTGTTGACTACAGCATGTACGATGACGCCTCTGAGATTCCTCTGTCTCAGGAGGGTCTGCTTATGCTTGCTACCCAGTACATGATGGAGAACCGCGACCACAGTCTCAATATTTCTCTAGATCAGCTGGTTTCTCTGACACTATATCTTGTGCACAGATCCTCCCCTAAGGAACCTCTTCCTTTTGCCATTACAGACTTGCTCCTGTTCTGGGGATGGTGGACTCTCAAAGACATGGAGCGTCCCGAGGTGCGACAACTTGATGAAGCATTTTACGTCAAGTATCTGCAGTTCCTGGTGTTTATTTCGGCATCTTCTCCCTTGCCCGAAATCAGAAACATTGCCTACACACTCTGTGGGCGGCTGTTGTACCTGCAGCACGAGTCTGTCTCGTTCGCCTTCATCGCAGACACTATTGCGGATTGTCCGTTTGAGAATGCCCAGGTAGCCATGGTAGGTATTCTCAAGCGTCTGATGATCCCTGACGAGATCTCCGACCAGCTCTCAAAACTCAGAATTCCCGATGTGCCGACCCGAGAGGGAGTCGAACACCAGAAGGCCTCCCAGACCACCATCCCGACAACTCCCGAGCATGTGGATACTATCAAGAGTCTTTGTAACGCTGCATTGGAACAGGAGAACACGCACCTGGTGATCACCTGGCTCAACTTCCTGTCCACAGTGAAGCTGGACTGCGGTTTCGCGGGTGACTATGCTGAGcgggtggagaaggtgattgacgaggtggaggatgaGAACGACCGGACTCTGATTAGACTGGCTCTGGACGTGTTGGCAAAGACCGTCTAG
- a CDS encoding uncharacterized protein (Compare to YALI0B03784g, similar to Saccharomyces cerevisiae YOR287C; ancestral locus Anc_8.748, similar to uniprot|Q9HEC4 Neurospora crassa Conserved hypothetical protein): MKRDSNRNLVRKRADDSDSDDYNTFAGLEKDSGPEEMSSLSFGAIRNAQKNLDKENEDDSDSDSDSGPEENSGGYERSSYKGNNKGKGNNKEDGGPKKRLKHAPSEASSKKRVSVIRPIPGLTMTKSGADSASRDSKLYRDIRFDATYGKANEDRVREDYAFLDEYRREEIAELQAKLKKTEESYIRSQIQTQIQSLQSKLKTLEKRDFRKKVLNEHRQQQREQAKDGKNPYYLKRSDQRKLVLTEQFKTMKKKDIDRAIERRRKKITGKEKKDMFSGRD; this comes from the coding sequence ATGAAGCGAGACTCAAACAGAAATCTGGTTCGAAAGCGAGCTGACGACAGTGATTCGGACGATTACAACACATTTGCcggtctggagaaggactCTGGGCCCGAAGAAATGAGCTCGTTATCGTTCGGAGCCATTCGCAACGCGCAAAAGAATCTCGATAAGGAGAACGAAGACGACAGCGACAGTGACAGCGACTCGGGACCCGAAGAAAACTCCGGAGGGTACGAGAGAAGCTCTTACAAGGGCAATaacaagggcaagggcaacaacaaggaagatggaggaccCAAGAAGAGACTCAAGCATGCTCCCAGTGAAGCTTCCAGTAAGAAGCGAGTGAGTGTGATCCGACCTATCCCTGGTCTGACCATGACGAAATCCGGAGCTGACTCTgcttcacgtgactccaaGCTCTACAGAGATATCCGTTTTGATGCCACCTATGGAAAGGCTAATGAGGACCGTGTTCGAGAGGACTATGCATTTTTGGATGAGTACCGACGAGAGGAGATTGCGGAGCTGCAGGCCAAGCTGAAGAAAACGGAGGAATCGTACATTCGATCCCAGATCCAGACACAGATCCAGTCGCTGCAGTCGAAActcaagactctggagaagcgagACTTCCGAAAGAAGGTGCTGAACGAGCacagacagcagcagagagagCAGGCCAAGGATGGAAAGAACCCTTACTATCTGAAGCGAAGCGACCAGCGAAAGCTGGTGCTGACGGAACAGTTCAAGACtatgaagaagaaggatatCGATCGAGCCATCGAGCGACGACGAAAGAAGATCACTg